A window of Prionailurus bengalensis isolate Pbe53 chromosome E1, Fcat_Pben_1.1_paternal_pri, whole genome shotgun sequence genomic DNA:
CCTGAGCTCGACAGGATCTGAGCCCCCAGCAGCAGGTGGAGTGGGTCCCCAAGGAGTGGCTCGACCAATCCCTGGAGTAGTGGGTGGCTCGTATCTGTGGGCTGCCGTATTCTGCGCATCGGTCGCCCCTCCCTCGGCCACCTGCAGCCTCTTGGGGAAGACGCGAGCCTGGTTTCAGGATGCACGGTTGGCTAACACCAGGCGGGAGAGGCCTGGTGTGGCACTGTCGCCCTCCCTTAGGGCAGAAGGTTGAGCAACACCTCACTCCCCATTAGGGAAGAGGGTCTGGGCCACCTTGTCTGCAGAGGAGGCAGGGTTTGATCAGAGAGCCTGACCAAAGAGAGTCTCTGACCAAACAGGCCCTCATGCCATGGGGGTCAGGCAGGCTGTCCGGGGGGAgtcactgcccctccccggccACAGTGGCCTGCTCTTCTGGCTCTCCAGGTGGCCTTGGTGGCAGGGAGGGTGGCTGTGCATGGTGACCTTGGCCTAGTCACCCAGGCCGATGCGATCTGACGTTTGCTCCCGAGCCCTCCCCTGGCGTCTTGTGATGCCGAGGCGGAACCGCCGTCTCCCCGAGGGCACTTGTGCTTGGCGGATATCTTCCAGCCAAGGCATCCGACATTTATTCTAGATTTGGACTGGCCCTCCCCACCCGTCATACTGGCCTTTGTCCTACCAGCCCTGGGCTAACCGAATGGCGTGGTGCCTGGCCCCAGTGCACGCAGGTGCCGAGGCCCAAGGATCTAAAGCGGGCAGCCCCGTGACTCACGAGTGTGGAAGGGCTCGGGGACGGCAGGGGCGGGAGACCGAAGAACCTGGGCCTGGAGGCATGCCAGCCGGTACTGCCAGAACCACCCTGCTTCCAGATTCCTTACGAATCCGATCACGGGCTGCCACACAAGCCGATAACCGCCCTCCGGTCCTCGGTGCGCGCGGAGCTCGAGGCCGGCAGGTGGTTCTCCCAGAGCCAGAGAAGAACACCGCTGTGGAAGCTGGTGGTCCCCGGGGCCACCTCTGGGACTCAGTGCTTACTTCCACCGACCTTTCCTTCCCGTCGACCTCTACCTGCGTTTGAGCCCGACACAGGAGCTGATGCTAGTCAGCGCGCGGTAGAAACGAGACGCTAACGTTTGTAAAACGTCCAGGCACGGCCACCGACGTGGCCAAGACCGCGGGCCTGGAGCTGGGGACCCCTCGGGAAGGCGAAGCTGTGCCTGGGCCGGGCGGGAGGCTCTCTGTCtctgcgggggcgggggcgcaggGTGCGTCGGGCCTGCTGCCTTCCGGCCTGTCCTGCGTCTGACCCTCCCTCCCGTGGGCGCCTCCCCTTCCCGAGGCCGGAGCAGCCCAGATGCTGCCGTTCAGACCCTGGCCAAGATCTGCGAGCACGCGGCCTGGGCTCGGCCAACCGCGTGTTTCCGGGGACCCTGGCCTGGAGCGCATATCACACAGCAGCAGGGACAGTTCAGAGTTCCTGCCTCGCTCtcggcgggcgggggggggggggggggggagggttgagcaccccgaacccagggtaagtCCCCACGGGACCCCAGGCTCAGTCCCCTGCCCTCACTTAGACTGCGTGGGTGGCCCAGGGTCGCTCCAGCACGTCTTTCTGTCCCGCCCACCCCGTCGTGGGGGTCCTTTATCGGGGCTCTGGCCCCTGGCTGACATGCATGACGGTGGTTTCCAATTCCCAGGAGCCCGGCTGCGAGGAGAATCCGCGTCCGCATCCCTGTGCGCATGTGCGAGGGTTCGCGGAGGCACGGGGTCGCGGGGCGCCGCTCCTTCTCCCCGGGGctcaccgccccccgccccatttTCCATATGCCCCGGGCTCTCGTTTCTCCACAGCCCGCCGCCCTGCGCACCCTCTGCTTTCCATCACCTGCCATCCCCACTGCGATGacgccggcggggggggggggggggtgttgccccgcccaccccaccgCGCGGGTCGCAGCTTCACGAGGACAGGGGCTGTGTCTGCTCATTCTGAGCCCCAGGACCCAGCACACCCAACGTCCGAGCGCAGAATGGACGCGTGACTCTGGGCACCAACGCGGGAACTGGGCAATCAGTGCAATTTTAATGATCTCGGGCGAGGGACGGCACAGGACCCGACCGGGAAAGAGAAAGGCCGGGTGGAAAGTCCAGCCGCTGCCCCTCCCGGGTCCGGCTGCTTCTCGACCCGGAAACCAGCCGGGCGGTGGGGGTGGAACTGGGACTTCTGTGCCGGGTGGTGAACGTTAGTTGAAACCTTCCAGTACTTTCTCTAAGCTCAGAGACATCAGTGAAAGCGCGAGGGCCCTCTGGTGGCCGGTGTGGCGGGTGGCTGCAGACAGGAGGCGGCCAGCCACGGCAAGCCTGCGGCGGACTGGGAGGCGCCTGGCCTCTCGGGGCTCGCCTGCGCCTAGTTCGCGTCGGAGGAGTTGGTCAGGTAGAAGGGGCGGATGACCGCTTGGAAGCTGGTGAAGGACCCCTccgggcaggggaagagggaggcgCTTCTGGAGCTGTTGGTGCCCAGGGCGTCGGGGATCGGGGCCTTCTGTCCCAGGAAGTCGGTGACGTCGGCCACGAAGCGCCCCTCGCAGAGCATCAGAGCCTGGCTTTGGTAGCCGATGGTGGGATCCGAGTAGGTGGACTTGGAGAGGCCCAGGAGGGGGACCTCGTCCGCGGTGCACGAGAACCGGTAGTCCCAGCAGCTCTGGACGGTGGGAAGGTACAGGAGCGACCAGGACACGAGCTTGTTCTGGAACAGGAAGCTGGGGTGCTGTGGGGTCTGGAAGGACCAGCTTGGAGCGTACGGGTAGCCGGACGAGGCCTGGGAATCGCCCGAGATGTTGGCACTCCAGGTGGGCGAGGTATACAGCCGGGGCTGGTAGGCGTCGTCGCTGAGGTTCAGGCCTCTGTACTGGGCCAGCAGCCGGAAGGGCACGGTGTGGAACTCCAGCGCCTGCAGAGTCTTCTTCTGGAAGAGTGCCTCGTGACCCCGGTACAGGGACAGGTTAAACTGCAGCTCGAACAGGGTCTCGGGCAGCATCATGGGGAACCGGATCTCGTCCAGAAGGCCTTCCACCTCCCCGTGGGAGGGCTGCTTCTCCCGGCTCCACGCGTCCACGGCCATCAGCAGGGCCAGCTCGCTGCGCACGGCCAGGTCGCTCCTGGAGAGCAGGACTCGCAGCAGGGCCGTGGGGACGCTCGGCCAGGCCTCGGCCTGCGTCAGGGCCTCGAAGTTCCAGGCCAGGAACCGCACGCAGAGCTCCTCCAGCATGGGGTCCCGGGTGGCCAGTGCATAGGCATAGAGGTCCAGGGGCGTCTGGAAGGAGGCGTCCTCGGGGAGGAGGATGGCAAAGAGGCTCGCGCAGAAACTCTGCAGCCGCCAGGCCCCGTAGGCGGAGGCGAGCTTGTGGAAGCACTTCACCGACGTCAGGGAGACGTCCAACCTTCGGGAGTAGAAGTACCTGGGGAGGGGAGCGAGCGCTGACCAGCCGGGCACCCCTGCCCCTGCGGGACAACAGGGGGCCGGGCGTGTGCCGGGCCTGCCTCTCTGACATCACCATCTATCCCGTGTTTGCCGCCGACCCACAGACACCCCCGGCGGTGCCCCGTTTCGAGAGGCGTTCGGTGCCCCACGGACTTCTCTTTCGGGCCAACCCACAGTCCAATCTCACATCTGCTCAGATCTGACAAGCGGGCAGATCCCAGGGTCCCCAAGCACGACGCTCCGTCCCTCACCTGCGACGGAGGCAGCACCAGCAGCCTCTGTGCTCTGCCCCCGCCGTCACGGTCATCACCCTCTGGTGTCCTGGGCACCAGGACCTGCTGGCCACCTCGGGCATCAGGACTACACTACCCCTTCCTTCCTGCCGTCACAGCCCGGGCCAGGGCCCCTTCGGTCCCTTGCTGGGTGCCTGTCAGTGCCCCTCTGTCCCCAGCACCCGTCTCCTGCCCCCGTGACACGGGCATCACCCCTGGTTGCTCCCTGTCTGCTTCCCCTGCTGATGGGGAGCCCATGCCGGGTGGCACCCAATCTATGATTGGCTCTGTGACTCGGGGTGCCACCAGGACTCGCTGTGCTGGCTGAGAACAGGTGTGGAAGGGGTCTGCCTAGAAGGCAATGCTGGGCTAGGCCTGCCGTCCTCTCCcgggatggggtgggtggggtccCTTGGGAGGAGACCCTGTGCCGTGACGGTGGCAGACATGGGTCTTCCCCTCCTTGTCCCTTCCTGCACTCGCTACTCTCGGAGCCTAATGTGTGATTCCTGCTGGCGACAGGAACTCTCAGGGGGAAGAGGGCATCTTCCCGCTGGCCGGCCACCCACCAGCTGGGTATCTGCCCGAATCACTGAAGCCTCGCCCTGGGGCAGTGGCAGGGCACTGGGGCGCACACCTCCCGAGCACGGCCTCTTTGGTGGCAGGCCCCGCAGGTGCGTTGGCAAAAGGGGGGAGGGACTGTGGCTACCACCCCTCCCAATTCTCATTTCAGGCCGGAGTGGGAGGTTCCCAGGCCGCCGGTCACTGCCCACCTCAGCCTCAGGTGGGCCCCGGTGTGAGGAGGGGGGTCCCAGTCGTCCCTCGGCCTGCCCCTGAGAGGCAGACTCGAACAAGGACGGGGAGCGTCGGTGACCCTCAGAAACCACGGGAACTGGTGAGGAGGCCCCGGGCATCAGGGGGCCCCGGGCAGAGGAATGGGGGGAGTCTCTGCCCTCGATGGGGATCAGGTCTCCTGAGGCCTTCCCGGGGCCGGACGGGGTCCGGAGGCCAGGGGCATCCAGCTCGCTGTAGCCTTTCTGCCTTTGGCgagggcacagagacagagacggagagaaaagggaagagacagagagagaaggaaagagacaggggGCATCACCACTGCTCCAGAATCCTGAGCTCTGACCAAGGGTGTGATTCCAGCTGGGCCTGGGAAGCCGGGGAAGGGTGCCTGCCTGGTTCTCGAACGGATCGTAGAGATGGTCCCACTGGGCGGGGGGCACAGGGCAGCAGTGGGGGGGGAAGGGCGCCTGCCTGGTTCTCATAGAGAGGGTCCCATTGCGGGGGGCGGTGCAGCACAGGGCAGCCGGAAAGAAACCGTTTCAATCTGTCTtaattgccaacatttgttgttttctcttcacTGTCGCTCGCAGCTACATAGAGCTTTAGGTccggagaaggagaaggagcagcTCTTTTTAAATACGTGCTTTCGGAGCACAAGCCCCTGGGGGCCCCGGCAGGGCGGCCTGGCGGGAGGGTCGGCCCAGGACCCGGAGAGGCGGGCCCCTGgtgtctctgtgtccccagctgGGGCGCCGGCTCACGGGCGGGGGAGACTCCGACGGGTCTGGGGTCACAAGCGCTCCACCTTCCACACAAGCCAAGGTCAGAGCGAGACGGGGAGGAGGGTGAGTTCGGAACTATGTTTAAGTTTCTTGCAAATCTTGGGCCGTGACCTCACGTGACCTCAGAGACAGGTGTGTGTGCTTCTGGACCACCTGACTCCTCCTCGAACACACGCACGACTGGGCCTCGGCGGAGGCCGTGGCCCAGACCGGCAGCCTCTGCTGTGCGGGACAccttcccagctctgccccaggcCCCTCCAGCGACCTCTCACCAAACCGGTCCGGGTCTTGGACCCGGTGGACTTGTGACCCACAGAGGGTTTGATGCCTCTTCTAAC
This region includes:
- the CANT1 gene encoding soluble calcium-activated nucleotidase 1 isoform X3; protein product: MALPRLLWMWLLVAGTQGVKDGDMRLADGDSTNEGRVEIFYRGQWGTVCDNLWDLTDASVVCRALGFENATKALGRAAFGPGAGPIMLDEVECTGTESSLAECTSLGWLRSNCRHNQDAGVICTNETRGAHTLDLSDELPAALEWIFDSQRGCDLSIRVRVKDDEEEGLDVCGHRLILSTNPEAEALWKEPGPTVTMEVDAECLPVVRDFIRYFYSRRLDVSLTSVKCFHKLASAYGAWRLQSFCASLFAILLPEDASFQTPLDLYAYALATRDPMLEELCVRFLAWNFEALTQAEAWPSVPTALLRVLLSRSDLAVRSELALLMAVDAWSREKQPSHGEVEGLLDEIRFPMMLPETLFELQFNLSLYRGHEALFQKKTLQALEFHTVPFRLLAQYRGLNLSDDAYQPRLYTSPTWSANISGDSQASSGYPYAPSWSFQTPQHPSFLFQNKLVSWSLLYLPTVQSCWDYRFSCTADEVPLLGLSKSTYSDPTIGYQSQALMLCEGRFVADVTDFLGQKAPIPDALGTNSSRSASLFPCPEGSFTSFQAVIRPFYLTNSSDAN
- the CANT1 gene encoding soluble calcium-activated nucleotidase 1 isoform X2, which codes for MCRPGCEPLGWGDLGTFQGTNHPEPWHAGRGPPRRAMALPRLLWMWLLVAGTQGVKDGDMRLADGDSTNEGRVEIFYRGQWGTVCDNLWDLTDASVVCRALGFENATKALGRAAFGPGAGPIMLDEVECTGTESSLAECTSLGWLRSNCRHNQDAGVICTNETRGAHTLDLSDELPAALEWIFDSQRGCDLSIRVRVKDDEEEGLDVCGHRLILSTNPEAEALWKEPGPTVTMEVDAECLPVVRDFIRYFYSRRLDVSLTSVKCFHKLASAYGAWRLQSFCASLFAILLPEDASFQTPLDLYAYALATRDPMLEELCVRFLAWNFEALTQAEAWPSVPTALLRVLLSRSDLAVRSELALLMAVDAWSREKQPSHGEVEGLLDEIRFPMMLPETLFELQFNLSLYRGHEALFQKKTLQALEFHTVPFRLLAQYRGLNLSDDAYQPRLYTSPTWSANISGDSQASSGYPYAPSWSFQTPQHPSFLFQNKLVSWSLLYLPTVQSCWDYRFSCTADEVPLLGLSKSTYSDPTIGYQSQALMLCEGRFVADVTDFLGQKAPIPDALGTNSSRSASLFPCPEGSFTSFQAVIRPFYLTNSSDAN